Proteins found in one Salvelinus alpinus chromosome 11, SLU_Salpinus.1, whole genome shotgun sequence genomic segment:
- the LOC139534207 gene encoding FYVE, RhoGEF and PH domain-containing protein 4-like isoform X1, giving the protein MFDGDLGESVKTTPRETEEFRRTAVRRKSKGIPRETEVSPSLSPKPAHLQSPGESPAKGPEGALLTGKGSGPQARGLTVHSPGKCHGTRPSHSQVKGVPKGTQSPGKGLRVHSPGKRSKLGSQSKGKGAGSRLNQLRSPGAKMKRHGHMAGSPCSLPDLIHLEENQSVLRSANSSPTHTTTSISLDQPRDPDSGSTDSSHTGLDAHSHSPDRAVVVAHREGRAREISPINMNGLDLMRDAVLVDGHVGDGGKVDTGLNVDLSPSHRTETGTEEAKLQESSTDEKKMEGGSEEVRVQDSTEQKLYKIANELLLTERAYVARLHLLDQVFYARLTQEAGKGLFPVDVVRTIFSNISSIHTFHSQFLLPDLETHMGQWSVSPRLGDVMQQHAPFLRMYAEYVMSFDHAMELLRVWTERSAPFRNVIQDIQSQEVCGSLTLQHHMLEPVQRLPRYEMLLRDYLKRLPDDDSDHSHAEKSLQVISMAATHSNSAIRQSENLKKLLEIYEMLGGEEEDVMNPSNEFIREGRILMLAARHSAMERYLFLLNNMLLCCTPRFSLGGQRFTVRTRIDVEGMTVQRTTNEHHPHTFQVSGKERTLERTLDLQASSEQDKEDWIKAFQDTIGVFRQKNETFKSASKEVEVSTEELGRRAPRWIRDSEVTMCMKCSEPFNALTRWRHHCRACGCVVCWRCSDNKVTLEYDGNKVNKVCLDCHAALILRANREERGEGKEGGHSRGSTPHLPISIPALSPGSEGLV; this is encoded by the exons ATGTTTGACGGTGACCTGGGGGAGAGTGTGAAGACCACTCCTCGTGAGACGGAGGAGTTTAGGCGGACGGCGGTGAGGAGAAAGTCGAAGGGAATACCGCGGGAGACTGAAG tgtctccctccctgtctcctaaaCCTGcccatctccagagccctggggAGAGCCCTGCCAAGGGGCCAGAAGGAGCTCTACTCACAGGGAAGGGATCAGGACCCCAAGCTAGGGGGCTAACGGTCCACAGCCCAGGAAAGTGTCATGGGACCAGGCCAAGCCACAGCCAAGTGAAGGGGGTACCAAAAGGGACCCAGAGCCCAGGAAAGGGACTACGTGTCCACAGCCCAGGAAAGCGCTCCAAACTAGGATCTCAGTCCAAAGGGAAGGGAGCAGGATCCAGGCTGAACCAGCTGAGAAGCCCTGGGGCCAAGATGAAGAGACATGGACACATGGCAGGATCACCCTGCAGCCTGCCTGACCTCATTCACCTTGAGGAAAACCAGTCTGTGCTCAGATCAGCTAACAGCAGCCCAACACATACCACCACCTCTATAAGCCTGGACCAGCCTAGAGACCCAGACAGTGGGTCTACCGACAGCTCCCACACAGGACTGGATGCTCACAGCCACAGTCCAGACAGGGCAGTAGTAGTGGCTCATAGGGAGGGCAGAGCGAGGGAAATCTCTCCCATAAATATGAATGGTTTGGACCTGATGAGGGACGCTGTACTGGTCGATGGCCATGTAGGAGACGGAGGGAAGGTGGATACAGGGCTCAACGTGGACCTGTCCCCCTCTCACAGAactgagactgggactgaggaggCCAAGCTTCAGGAGAGCTCTACAGATGagaagaagatggagggagggagtgaggaggtGAGGGTGCAGGACTCCACTGAACAGAAGCTGTATAAGATTGCCAACGAGCTTCTGCTCACAGAGAGGGCCTACGTTGCTCGCCTTCACCTGCTAGACCAG gtgttctATGCACGGCTGACTCAGGAGGCCGGTAAAGGCTTGTTCCCTGTAGATGTGGTGAGGACCATCTTCTCCAACATCTCCTCCATCCACACCTTCCACAGCCAGTTCCTACTGCCAGACCTGGAGACGCACATGGGCCAATG GTCTGTGAGCCCTCGTCTGGGTGATGTCATGCAGCAGCATGCTCCCTTCCTCAGGATGTATGCTGAGTACGTGATGAGCTTCGACCACGCCATGGAGCTGCTTAGAGTCTGGACGGAGAGGTCCGCACCATTCAGGAACGTCATACAGGATATACAG AGTCAGGAGGTGTGTGGTAGTCTGACCCTGCAGCACCACATGTTGGAGCCGGTCCAGAGACTACCTCGTTATGAGATGCTGCTGAGAGACTACCTCAAGAGACTGCCTGATGATGACTCAGACCACAGTCATGCAGAGA AGTCTCTGCAGGTCATCTCCATGGCAGCAACGCACTCCAACAGCGCCATCCGCCAATCA GAGAATCTGAAGAAGCTGCTGGAGATCTACGAGATGttggggggggaggaggaggacgtgATGAACCCCTCCAATGAGTTCATCCGGGAGGGACGCATCCTGATGCTGGCTGCCAGGCACTCCGCCATGGAGAGATACCTCTTCCTG TTAAACAACATGCTGCTGTGCTGCACTCCTCGGTTCAGCCTGGGGGGGCAGCGGTTCACCGTGAGGACACGGATTGACGTGGAGGGAATGACTGTGCAGCGCACCACCAatgaacaccatccccacacctTCCAGGTATCTGGCAAAGAGAGGACCCTGGAGAGGACCCTGGACCTACAGGCCAG CTCTGAACAAGACAAAGAGGACTGGATAAAG GCTTTTCAGGACACCATTGGTGTTTTCCGGCAGAAGAATGAGACTTTTAAGTCAGCTTCTAAAGAAGTAGAGGTATCT ACGGAGGAGCTGGGTCGGCGTGCCCCTCGATGGATCAGGGACAGTGAGGTGACCATGTGTATGAAGTGTAGCGAACCCTTCAACGCCCTCACCCGATGGAGACACCACTGCAGAGCCTGTGGCTGT GTGGTGTGTTGGAGGTGTTCAGACAACAAAGTAACTCTGGAGTACGATGGCAACAAGGTGAACAAGGTGTGTCTAGACTGCCACGCCGCCCTGATCCTCCGGgccaacagagaggagaggggagagggcaaGGAGGGGGGACATTCTAGAGGTTCCACACCCCACCTCCCCATTTCCATCCCTGCCCTTTCCCCAGGATCTGAAGGCCTTGTCTAG
- the LOC139534207 gene encoding FYVE, RhoGEF and PH domain-containing protein 4-like isoform X2, with amino-acid sequence MFDGDLGESVKTTPRETEEFRRTAVRRKSKGIPRETEVSPSLSPKPAHLQSPGESPAKGPEGALLTGKGSGPQARGLTVHSPGKCHGTRPSHSQVKGVPKGTQSPGKGLRVHSPGKRSKLGSQSKGKGAGSRLNQLRSPGAKMKRHGHMAGSPCSLPDLIHLEENQSVLRSANSSPTHTTTSISLDQPRDPDSGSTDSSHTGLDAHSHSPDRAVVVAHREGRAREISPINMNGLDLMRDAVLVDGHVGDGGKVDTGLNVDLSPSHRTETGTEEAKLQESSTDEKKMEGGSEEVRVQDSTEQKLYKIANELLLTERAYVARLHLLDQVFYARLTQEAGKGLFPVDVVRTIFSNISSIHTFHSQFLLPDLETHMGQWSVSPRLGDVMQQHAPFLRMYAEYVMSFDHAMELLRVWTERSAPFRNVIQDIQSQEVCGSLTLQHHMLEPVQRLPRYEMLLRDYLKRLPDDDSDHSHAEKSLQVISMAATHSNSAIRQSENLKKLLEIYEMLGGEEEDVMNPSNEFIREGRILMLAARHSAMERYLFLLNNMLLCCTPRFSLGGQRFTVRTRIDVEGMTVQRTTNEHHPHTFQVSGKERTLERTLDLQASSEQDKEDWIKAFQDTIGVFRQKNETFKSASKEVETEELGRRAPRWIRDSEVTMCMKCSEPFNALTRWRHHCRACGCVVCWRCSDNKVTLEYDGNKVNKVCLDCHAALILRANREERGEGKEGGHSRGSTPHLPISIPALSPGSEGLV; translated from the exons ATGTTTGACGGTGACCTGGGGGAGAGTGTGAAGACCACTCCTCGTGAGACGGAGGAGTTTAGGCGGACGGCGGTGAGGAGAAAGTCGAAGGGAATACCGCGGGAGACTGAAG tgtctccctccctgtctcctaaaCCTGcccatctccagagccctggggAGAGCCCTGCCAAGGGGCCAGAAGGAGCTCTACTCACAGGGAAGGGATCAGGACCCCAAGCTAGGGGGCTAACGGTCCACAGCCCAGGAAAGTGTCATGGGACCAGGCCAAGCCACAGCCAAGTGAAGGGGGTACCAAAAGGGACCCAGAGCCCAGGAAAGGGACTACGTGTCCACAGCCCAGGAAAGCGCTCCAAACTAGGATCTCAGTCCAAAGGGAAGGGAGCAGGATCCAGGCTGAACCAGCTGAGAAGCCCTGGGGCCAAGATGAAGAGACATGGACACATGGCAGGATCACCCTGCAGCCTGCCTGACCTCATTCACCTTGAGGAAAACCAGTCTGTGCTCAGATCAGCTAACAGCAGCCCAACACATACCACCACCTCTATAAGCCTGGACCAGCCTAGAGACCCAGACAGTGGGTCTACCGACAGCTCCCACACAGGACTGGATGCTCACAGCCACAGTCCAGACAGGGCAGTAGTAGTGGCTCATAGGGAGGGCAGAGCGAGGGAAATCTCTCCCATAAATATGAATGGTTTGGACCTGATGAGGGACGCTGTACTGGTCGATGGCCATGTAGGAGACGGAGGGAAGGTGGATACAGGGCTCAACGTGGACCTGTCCCCCTCTCACAGAactgagactgggactgaggaggCCAAGCTTCAGGAGAGCTCTACAGATGagaagaagatggagggagggagtgaggaggtGAGGGTGCAGGACTCCACTGAACAGAAGCTGTATAAGATTGCCAACGAGCTTCTGCTCACAGAGAGGGCCTACGTTGCTCGCCTTCACCTGCTAGACCAG gtgttctATGCACGGCTGACTCAGGAGGCCGGTAAAGGCTTGTTCCCTGTAGATGTGGTGAGGACCATCTTCTCCAACATCTCCTCCATCCACACCTTCCACAGCCAGTTCCTACTGCCAGACCTGGAGACGCACATGGGCCAATG GTCTGTGAGCCCTCGTCTGGGTGATGTCATGCAGCAGCATGCTCCCTTCCTCAGGATGTATGCTGAGTACGTGATGAGCTTCGACCACGCCATGGAGCTGCTTAGAGTCTGGACGGAGAGGTCCGCACCATTCAGGAACGTCATACAGGATATACAG AGTCAGGAGGTGTGTGGTAGTCTGACCCTGCAGCACCACATGTTGGAGCCGGTCCAGAGACTACCTCGTTATGAGATGCTGCTGAGAGACTACCTCAAGAGACTGCCTGATGATGACTCAGACCACAGTCATGCAGAGA AGTCTCTGCAGGTCATCTCCATGGCAGCAACGCACTCCAACAGCGCCATCCGCCAATCA GAGAATCTGAAGAAGCTGCTGGAGATCTACGAGATGttggggggggaggaggaggacgtgATGAACCCCTCCAATGAGTTCATCCGGGAGGGACGCATCCTGATGCTGGCTGCCAGGCACTCCGCCATGGAGAGATACCTCTTCCTG TTAAACAACATGCTGCTGTGCTGCACTCCTCGGTTCAGCCTGGGGGGGCAGCGGTTCACCGTGAGGACACGGATTGACGTGGAGGGAATGACTGTGCAGCGCACCACCAatgaacaccatccccacacctTCCAGGTATCTGGCAAAGAGAGGACCCTGGAGAGGACCCTGGACCTACAGGCCAG CTCTGAACAAGACAAAGAGGACTGGATAAAG GCTTTTCAGGACACCATTGGTGTTTTCCGGCAGAAGAATGAGACTTTTAAGTCAGCTTCTAAAGAAGTAGAG ACGGAGGAGCTGGGTCGGCGTGCCCCTCGATGGATCAGGGACAGTGAGGTGACCATGTGTATGAAGTGTAGCGAACCCTTCAACGCCCTCACCCGATGGAGACACCACTGCAGAGCCTGTGGCTGT GTGGTGTGTTGGAGGTGTTCAGACAACAAAGTAACTCTGGAGTACGATGGCAACAAGGTGAACAAGGTGTGTCTAGACTGCCACGCCGCCCTGATCCTCCGGgccaacagagaggagaggggagagggcaaGGAGGGGGGACATTCTAGAGGTTCCACACCCCACCTCCCCATTTCCATCCCTGCCCTTTCCCCAGGATCTGAAGGCCTTGTCTAG